The following coding sequences are from one Musa acuminata AAA Group cultivar baxijiao chromosome BXJ1-6, Cavendish_Baxijiao_AAA, whole genome shotgun sequence window:
- the LOC103987726 gene encoding pyruvate kinase 1, cytosolic, which produces MHSTHLLLEEPIRMVSILEPSKPSFFPAMTKIVGTLGPKSRSVEVISACLKAGMSVARFDFSWGDVDYHQETLENLKTAIKSTQKLCAIMLDTVGPELQVINKSEKAISLEADAYVILTPDQEQEASSQLLPINFSGLSKAVKQGDTIFVGQYLFTGSETTSVWLEVSEVKGADVVCIIKNTATLAGSLFTLHVSQIHIDLPTLSEADKTAISTWGVRNKIDFLSLSYTRHAEDVRQAREFLSKSGDLYQTQIFAKIESVEGLTHFDEILQVADGIILSRGNLGIDLPPEKVFLFQKAAVYKCNMAGKPAVITRVVDSMTDNLRPTRAEATDVANAILDGSDAILLGAETLRGLYPVETISTVGRICYEAEKVFNQDLYFKKTVKYVGEPMTHLESIASSAVRAAIKVKASVIICFTSSGRAARLIAKYRPTMPVLSVVIPRLKTNQLRWSFSGAFEARQSLIVRGLFPMLADPRHPAESTSSSNESVLKVALDHGKASGLIKTHDRVVVCQKVGDASVVKIIELED; this is translated from the exons ATGCATTCGACCCACCTTCTCCTGGAAGAACCCATCAGGATGGTCTCCATCCTCGAGCCGTCCAAGCCT AGTTTCTTCCCTGCGATGACCAAGATCGTGGGCACGCTCGGTCCCAAGTCCCGGTCGGTGGAGGTGATCTCCGCCTGCCTCAAGGCCGGCATGTCGG TGGCAAGATTTGACTTCTCATGGGGGGACGTCGACTATCATCAAGAGACCCTGGAAAACCTCAAGACCGCTATCAAGAGCACCCAAAAGTTGTGCGCC ATCATGTTGGATACAGTGGGTCCAGAGTTGCAGGTCATAAACAAAAGTGAGAAGGCCATCTCACTTGAAGCAGATGCTTATGTTATTTTGACCCCAGATCAGGAGCAGGAAGCATCATCTCAGCTGTTGCCTATAAACTTTAGCGGATTATCAAAG GCAGTGAAGCAAGGAGACACAATATTTGTTGGCCAATACTTGTTCACTGGTAGTGAAACTACTTCTGTTTGGTTGGAG GTTTCTGAGGTGAAAGGGGCTGATGTAGTCTGCATAATAAAAAACACTGCTACACTGGCGGGGTCACTCTTCACTCTCCATGTCTCCCAAATCCATATTGATTTGCCAACACTTTCTGAAGCTGATAAAACT GCAATAAGTACATGGGGTGTCCGCAACAAAATTGACTTCCTTTCTTTATCTTATACAAGGCATGCAGAAGATGTTCGACAA GCCCGAGAATTCTTGTCGAAGTCAGGTGATCTTTACCAAACTCAAATATTTGCCAAAATTGAGAGCGTAGAG GGTCTAACACATTTTGATGAGATTTTACAAGTAGCAGATGGCATCATTCTCTCGCGTGGGAATCTTGGAATAGATCTCCCACCTGAGAAG GTGTTTTTATTCCAAAAGGCTGCTGTCTATAAGTGCAACATGGCTGGAAAGCCAGCAGTCATCACGCGTGTGGTTGACAGCATGACTGACAACTTGAGACCAACACGTGCAGAAGCAACTGATGTGGCGAATGCAATACTTGATG GAAGTGATGCAATACTTTTGGGTGCTGAAACACTTCGTGGATTGTACCCTGTTGAAACTATTTCAACCGTAGGTAGAATTTGTTATGAG GCAGAGAAAGTTTTCAACCAGGATTTGTACTTTAAGAAGACCGTGAAATATGTTGGAGAACCGATGACCCATTTGGAGTCCATTGCTTCATCAGCT GTACGTGCTGCTATTAAAGTCAAGGCTTCTGTGATAATTTGTTTCACTTCATCTGGTAGAGCTGCAAG GTTAATCGCCAAGTATAGGCCTACCATGCCTGTACTATCTGTGGTCATCCCTCGGCTTAAAACAAACCAACTTCGGTGGAGTTTCAGTGGCGCGTTTGAA GCTAGACAATCGCTCATAGTTAGAGGCCTTTTTCCCATGCTTGCTGATCCTCGCCATCCT GCTGAATCTACTAGTTCTTCCAATGAGTCAGTTCTGAAGGTTGCTCTTGATCATGGCAAGGCCTCTGGTTTGATTAAGACTCATGATCGAGTTGTTGTCTGCCAGAAAGTTGGGGATGCTTCAGTGGTGAAGATCATCGAGTTGGAGGATTGA